GTTTGCCTTATGTTGTTGGCGGGTGGTTGAGTTAAGCGGTTATGGTTCACATAGAGTAGATAAGAGAAGCGTGTATGGAAGCTTAGGAAAAACGCCGGAACTGTTTAAACGCTTCCAGATGCACGTGTTCTTGTCCCGCGAAAGGCCGAAGGAACAGCCAAGACGTCGGGCCCCTTCCTGCTCCGTAACCGGTGGGCGGAGCAAATGCCCGGAGCTCAGTCCGGACGGCCGAAATTTTGATGCATTGCAGAGAAATTGAGGTTATCCGCTATGACCCACGAAACAAACCCTTACCCTTCGCGATTAAAAGAAGATCAGGGCATCGATCCCTTTGTTCGTCTTGATCCGGTCGTACATTCCCGTAATCAGTGGCGCTGGGATGGACCGCTGGATGAAATGTCACTTTCGAGATATGAGCGAGACGGCTTTCTTTGGTTTGAAGGGTTCTTTTCCCAGGAGCGCATGCAGCCTTTCTTCGACGAGCTGAAGGAGATGGCTGAGGATAAGAAACTCATGGAATCGCAGCAGATCATCAAAGACCCCGAGTCGGGAGAGATTCGGTCTGTTTTCGCGATGCACGAAATTTCCGATCATTTCAACCGACTCACCCGGGACCCTCGTATACTGGGAATGGTGCGTCAGCTGCTGGGCAGTGAAGTTTATATTCACCAGTCGCGCATCAATGACAAATTCGGCTTTCAGGGAAGCGGTTTCGACTGGCATTCGGATTTCGAAACCTGGCATTCCGAAGACGGTATGCCGCGCATGCGGGCGGTAAGTGCATCGCTCATGCTTACCGACAATAATGAGTTCAACGGCCCGCTGATGCTGATTCCGGGATCACATCATTACTTCGTACCCTGCATAGGCGAAACGCCAGACATGAACTGGACGGATTCCCTGAAGGCACAGCGCCTCGGTGTTCCTGATCAGGATTCCCTCGCCATGTTGGCTGAACGTGGAGGGATACAGGCTCCGAAAGGACCGGCAGGGTCGCTACTCCTGTTCGAATGCAATACCCTGCATGCGTCCAACAAAAACATGTCGCCATGGCCGCGGTCTAACCTGTTCTTCGTCTACAACAGCGTAGAGAATCAGTTGGAAGAACCATACGCCGCACCAAACCCACGTCCGGAATTTCTGGGTGCCCGTGAAAACACCGATCCGCTAACGATGCATGATGATTTCCCTGAGCTGGCGGGGCAGGGAGTCAGCCCACTCAAGTTCAGAGGCTAATCAAGGACGTTACTCTCTCGGTTGAGACAGCATGCCTTGTACTTGCGACCGCTCCCGCACGGGCAGCGGTCGTTGCGGCTCGGCTTGAACGT
The window above is part of the Marinobacter nanhaiticus D15-8W genome. Proteins encoded here:
- the thpD gene encoding ectoine hydroxylase, with protein sequence MTHETNPYPSRLKEDQGIDPFVRLDPVVHSRNQWRWDGPLDEMSLSRYERDGFLWFEGFFSQERMQPFFDELKEMAEDKKLMESQQIIKDPESGEIRSVFAMHEISDHFNRLTRDPRILGMVRQLLGSEVYIHQSRINDKFGFQGSGFDWHSDFETWHSEDGMPRMRAVSASLMLTDNNEFNGPLMLIPGSHHYFVPCIGETPDMNWTDSLKAQRLGVPDQDSLAMLAERGGIQAPKGPAGSLLLFECNTLHASNKNMSPWPRSNLFFVYNSVENQLEEPYAAPNPRPEFLGARENTDPLTMHDDFPELAGQGVSPLKFRG